CTGATGAAGATGACACAGGCCAGGAGCGCAATATGAAAGGACTTTGCTCCTATTGATCACGAGGCCAATCCCACATGCCTGGCAGTTAGCTGAACAtgcccaaacacacattcacctgCATTTGCACACCAATGGCAGAGACGAAATACATGATTATGGTGACTAAATCAATGTACTGTGCTCTATATATATCATagtaaacatatatttttgatcAATGGTTGTGAGGTTAAAAAGACAATTTGAGTTTGGTACCTAAAGCCTTGTTCATCAAGTACGTACACTCACATATGTGAGTAAACGTGTGCTATAATTTCTACCCAAAGAGTGGGATTCATGAATATTTGcttgaaaatgtctgtaaatttacacaaagcaaaaaaacatgcataagAACAATGCCAAGGGGTGCGATGAGGGAACTCCTTGTAAAAAGTAGACTTCTTaatgttgaaaatatatttatttatctaaaTTTCTATTTCATGTCGTTTGACCAATTCGTTAATTTGTAGTAATAATAATGCAAAGTAAAGTCCCTTGTTAAATATAGACCTGTAAAACCATTGTTGAATTATAATAACAGACTGAGATAATGGGAAATCGGTCCTCCAATGGAAGATTACACATACTCTACATTCCAGAGAGCTAATTTTTTGAGACAGATGGGGCCGTCTTGCAGAAATGATAGTTACTCAGCAGACATCGTTTTGGTGTAAAATAAACCTTAAACAGATTCACAGAGACATATTTACAGAGATATATAGATAATAAATGAGGCCATTGCTTCTAGAACGGCTGAGGTGATTAAAGCCCGCAAAACAAAGTTTCATTCACTTTCATACACTCTATTGCTCAACAGGTTGGAGTCAAGAGAAGTttgttcatttacatttatgggTTCTTTAAAATGATTGGAGACAATTACAGCACCAAGAACCAGTGAGAGACACCATGATCATTTGATAAATCACATTATTTCTGTTGGTACAAGCTTTCTCAATTCCATTTGTAAGTACTAATTTAGGATTGTTTCTAAGCACACTTGATAAATGATTCAGGTCAAGTAAATCTGTTAAATACATAGCAGCTATAACTTCCTGTCAAGTTTACTCACACAGGCCTTGCATACTCTAGACTTTTACTTTACAAGGTAAATTAAGGCAAGGCAAGTTTATTtctatagcacatttcatacacagggCATTTCAAACTGTTTACTTTAGAAAAaataatacaaccctgtttccaagagagttgggatgctgcggaaaatgtaaataaaaacaggatgtaattatttgcaaataatttcttcctatatttaatagaaaatagtacacagacaacatatcaaatactgaaattaagaaatgttattgtttttggataactacatgcccattttgaatttgacacCAGCAACATGcttaaaaaagttgggatagagGCATGTTAACCACTGTTGCATCACcatttcttttaacaacactctgtaagcgtttgggaattgagaccaattgctgtagttttccccatttttgctttatataggatttcagctgctcgaCAGTTCGGAGTCTTtgtcaaatattttgtttcataatgttttcaatggttttagcacccagacacttactaaggagccatgctgttgtaataagtgcagaatgtggtttgggatTGTCCTGCTAagataagcaaggccttccctgaaaaagacattgtctgggtggcagcatatgttgcaccaaagcctgtatatattgttcagcattaatggtgtcttcacagatgtacaagtcacccatgccatgtgcactaatgcacccccataccatcacggatgctggttTGTAAACTCTGCGGTGATAACAATCCGAATGACGTGGCGTCCTCTTTGGCCCAGATgacgcggtgtccatgattcccaaaagaCCATAGGAAACTTTTCCAATttgtctcagtccatcttaaatgagcttgggcccagagaaggtgaaagagtttctggatcttgtttatatctggtttcatctttgcatggtagagttttaacttgcatttgtggatgcagtgacgtactgtgttcacagacaatgggttttggaagtgttcctgagcccatgcaggaTGTCCACTACAGTgtcatgtatgtttttaatgcagtgtagTCTGAGGGcacaaagatcatggccatctattattggttttcggccttgtcccttgcgtacagagatttctccagattctctgaatattttaatgatattatgaacCGTaaataatgagatccccaagctctttgcaattttacgttgagaaacgttattcttaaatgtttGCACTATTTcccccatgcagtctttcacaaagtggtgaatccctccccatcctcacttgtGACAGAACCATCCTATCTGGATTGATTttttaatatccaatcatgtaTCTGACCGGTTGGCAAGTAGCCTAATTAGTTGAAAGATGTTCCAACAAGtttgtttttagcattacacaacttttccagtcttttgttgcccctgtcccagcttttttttaaatatgacaaaggagaccccgaactgtcgagcaactgaaatcctatataaagcaaaaatgggaaaacatttcactttcaaaactgcagcaatTTGTCTCaattcccaaacacttacagagtgttgttaaaagtggCGATGCAACAGTGGTTAACATGCctctatcccaacttttttaagCATGTTGCTGgtgtcaaattcaaaatgggcatgtagttatccaaaaacaataacatttcttagtttcagtatttgatatgttgtctttgtactcttttctattaaatataaagagaaattatttgcacataattgcatcttgtttttatttgtattttacgcagcataccaacttctttggaaacaaggtttaagaaataacagacaaaaatgtagcatAAAAGACAAAGCGGACAAAAAAAGATTCATGAAAGATTAATAATGGGCCaaagaaaataaagctttttaGCCTAGATTTAAAAGGGATCAATGTTGGAGCAGGTATAACATTTTCTTGCAGTTTGTTCCAGCTCTGTGCAGCATGATGACTAAACACTGCCTCACCAGCCTTTGTCCTTACACTCGGAATGGTTAGCAGACCAGACCCTGATGACCTGAGGGGTCTAGACGGTACATATTGAGATGTAACGTGGGCCTGAagcattcagtgatttataggcAAGTTGTAgtatcttaaaatgtattctgagaTACAGGGAGCCAGTGCAGAGACCTATAAATTAGTGTATTGTGTTGagctttctttgtttttgttggaagtcgagcagcagcattctgaatgagctgcaattTTCTGCTGGCTTTTTAGAGAGACTTGAAAACAAGCTGTTACAGTAGTCCAaccaactgtaaaaaaaaggGTGGACACGTTTTTCAACTACTTGTCTGGACATGAATTATTGTACTCTAGCTATGTTTTTAAGGTGATAATAGGGTGATTGTGTTATTAATTTTATGTGGCTATTGAAATTCAGATCAGAATCGATAattacacaaatattttttacttggATTTTATTCTTAACGGACAGTGTGTCACGGTAGTTAACTGACTGTCAGTCTCTTGTTTTTGGCACCAAAgacaattatttcagtttaatctTTATTTAGTTGCAGAAAGTCCTGGCACATCCAAACACTGATTTGTTGAAGGCACTGGTAGAGTGAATCTATGGGACCATAGTGGGCTACCACCGTAAATGCCCTAATGGGAACTTAATTGAGTTACACCATTTATTGTCCCGTCCACCATGCTTCAAGTTCATACTAAGATCTGTTAATTTTATGATAGAAAACTGCACAAACCTGCAGTGCCAAAGAAAATCTCATGGAGTGTTCAAGATCTGTTGGACTGTtagttgtttttcttcaacatTGAAAGTATTCTTTAGTGATCCACAAAAGTGGTCTGACTATTGTGGATAACTATAATAAGACCACTATTAGGTTGTTTGCTTTTTCTATGTGTATCAATGTGTACCTGTGTACATGTAATGTAGGTCTACCAAACAATTGATTTTGGCATGCTTCTAATTACCGTATCTTGATTTATTTGTCTCATGGTGGCGGAATGATTTACATTGGCACTTTTTTATATTTGGTCCTCctgttgtcagacaccaggAACAGACTAATTTTCCCTCCCAATTTCATTATGAGGACCTCATTCTCCATCCAGCAGTAATGAGTGAGCTTGTAGGCACCCAATCTAACATAATTAGTCACCAGAGCTCGACGAGACAAGGCAATCCTGACTTCTTACCCATCCACACGGACTCACTGCCCTCTGTGTGATGAGGATTTACACTTTTGTCAAGCTGTACTGCGAGGCAGCACCAGAACACAGGAGGACAATAGTCTGAGCAggttaaaaaatacaataatatttattaatgaTTTTAAAAATGCTCATGGATGTCCACACACAAACTTAATTCACTGAAGTCAAACATAAGCCTTACCATTACATATAAAATGGTTCGGATTAAAGGAGGcttttaactttattttgaaCCTTCTAAAGAGAACAAACCACAAGTAATGCAAATAACATTGTCTATTGACAGAGTCAGTTGCACTGGCTCACACAGAAGTGGATGATATGCTGTTGACTCTACATTGTTAATGAGccatttaaacagaaatgtgacGCCAGCTAGTTTCCCACAGTCAATCAACTCTGGAATATACATCAGAACTAGTATAGGTAAACTCTTCTGTCCGGTTACCCCGACGCTCAGAGAATTTTGCACTTCTGACAGGATTTTTGATCTAATTCACAAAATATGCTACTACACTGTACTGTAGGTAGAACAAAGTTATGCAAcagttttatttataaaacattgCTTAAGGACATAGCAATTATCTAATGTTATAAAAGGCTTGCAAGAAATGGCCCAGGGATAAGAAAGCAGATAGATCAAACAGGGCTGAGGAAATGAAAGACTGGTTATCAGAGGCAAAAGTGTTTGATGTTGTGAATTACTCCATAATAGGAAATGGCAAACCCTTATCAAAGAGGATTTGAGCTGCTCTTTGACAGGAGCATCTGTGCCCTTGGTCAAAACCACGTGGGGTAAACAGCTCTGTGTTTATCCTGTTCTCAGTCCCAAGGCTGAATCCCTTGTCTGCTCGCAAATGTCGAAGTAATGCAGTGATTGGTTTTGGTAATTGGTTTTTAATCATTGCCAGCAAGTATAAATGTCACCATTTCCAAAGTGGACGAGTCTCGATTGATTTCCGATTAGCATGAAAGGAAATGCCAAgtattcaacaacaaaaaattctaatgtaaaataaaacagggGTATATACCAGAAAAACACAGCAGTGTACATCAAGTTAATTAGCTTCCATCTCTGTCACTTAAAACGAGTGAAACGGTCTTACCCAAAGAATCCATCATTAGTCCTCGTTGACTGCTTTAAAAGGCCAGTTGAAAAAACATAAGTCACACAAAGAGCGCAAAAGAAATAAAGCATGGGAATAATACTACAGAATATGACACTACCCTCCATCATTGTGTAGTgtgaatacaaatataaaaaaaaaaaacacagggcAAAGTGTTAAGGGTGCAATAGAGAAAGTGGTGCTTCCATGACAATTGAGGTATCAAACAGGTCAACTTTTTTAATCGTCCAGGTTGGATttgtatgaatacattttggccataatacATCTTTACGGATCAACATTGATGTAAGTCTGATACTCAAGCCATTGAAGGTCTAGTGcgggggtgtcaaaccggttccatggagggccgagtgtcttcaggtttttggttttttcctttaaattggttcccagttcagacctttACTAACCAGGCctaaactaaccaattagtgacctaattaatcaagtacaaggtgagagcgaaaacctgcagacactcggcccttcgtggaaccggtttgacaccctgTAGTGATTGTATTTGTCACCTTGCATGATATGTTATAAAATGCAGCAGCTGAAATTATGGGATACCACTATCATTGTATTATTAAGCTAAATAGAGCGTtatacacagaaataaataacagataTTGCACCCACTGGTTCATTATAAATGCAAAAAACATGGCTGTGGATTCTAGGTGTTTTGTCTAAATTAGCTCAACACTGGCATTTTGTGGAACGTATGTATAATTTACTAGTTCACAATAACAAACATAAAGAGGTATTTTCTTAATTCAAAtcagcaaaaaaatatttttgacatcCTTTTCTTACAGAATGTCCATACTTTGCCCACCCTGCTGCACTTGATAGTTCCCCACATGAAACATGTAAGGAAGCACACCATTACAGCAATGGAAATTGCTTCTCTGTGTTCAATAATGACATTTCAAGTTCATCAAATTTGCAGCAAGCAAGGTGGAGTAAGAAAAGTATGGGTTTAAGTACAGTATGCcggaaaatacttttttacctTTTCCCAAGCAGGTAGCAAATGAGAAACCATTTCCTGgtacatttaatattacattataatttgaATGGATATTATATATTGGGCTTCTGTTACTTCACAAAGAAATACAaggtatgtaaaaaaaaataataatgaaattgtCACACGCAATAGCTAAATGTCTTCTGTGTAACTAATGTGAAAACAGTttaagtgtttgtttgtgttttggtttgtaCATAACCCTTGAAAAGATTAATTGTTTTTTACATATTATTGGTTGAATTCAGTTGGCTGTTTAGCCATGCAAGAGTCCAATTTCCGAGGTTTTAAATCTAGGATACATCAACATGAAGCCCTATAGTCCTAGCGAAGAAGCCCAGCGGTGTGTGACAGACCACTTGATGTTCAGTCAAGCATTATTTAACTGTGTGTCTAGAATTGAATCAAATCAGACTATTGAACAAACATAATGGGTAAATAAAGAGTTGCAGCAATGCTAATTCAGCTTATTAAAATCATTTATTGTGCTCCAGAAGAGTAATTACTATATAACCAGAAAGAAAGACAAGTGACAAATAATCTACAATACAACTGTCATACCCACTCACATAGCGCCCTTTTCAGAGACATTTTGAAAGAGCAAAAACCCTTTTACAGATCTTAAAACTCTTCATGAATCTCAGTGATGCTGTGTGGCAATTTTTTTCTTCTACTTTTTTACAAAATGGCACTCATTGCATTACATTCATTCACAATGCTTGGCCCCCCTCTGTCCAGGCCTGGTTAACATGTCAGACCTGAGTCACATAGTCACGTTATAGTTTCAGGTAcaacccttctctctctcaccttcttGAAGTCCTGCATGCAAATTTAGAGGGAGGAGCCCTCACTAGTTCTCTTTCACCATGGGCTCATTAAACCTTAACAGCACTCTGAGGGAGCATGGTGGAGAGAGAGTACAGCGAGCAGCAACTATCCATATTCATATGGCTATTAACTGAATAGAAAAGGTGGAgagtgagggatttttttttcgGCGGGGAGTGGTCTCATTTTTAAGTGTTTACAGTCCCCCCTAGTACGGTACGCAGTGCCGAAGCTGTTTAGGACAGACTCTGTGTCAGAGGTCTTCTGTGCCTCAGAAGCAGCATTCGGTTCTCTGCCCGCATTTCTTAAACCCCAGTCATTTATCATGTGTGCTAGAGTAAGTGCTTTTTTAGCCTCTCCTGCCAAATCTCCAATGTTGGCATCCATTATCACTTGATCGTTTATCCGTAGTGCAATTACACGTTTAATTCGCTGGGCggttctctccctccatgtgTCATTTATCGGTGAGTTGCCTTATTAAGAGGTCACACCACTGCATTATAGCCTGGTGAAACTGCTTCGGTGTTAGTTTTGGGCCATGCGATGTGTCATTACAATTCATCTTTACCTCCTCCAGTAAAGTATCCCTTGTCGACATATTGTTTGGCAGGGTTATGTTAATACTTTGCATTACTTTAGTGCAACAAAATGTAAAGGATTCAGAGGGAGTGAATCATCCAGGCCTTTTCTGAAAGGAAAATTAACTTGTTCTCTAAATGCTTGATGTCTTATGGGTCctgtaaatgttttcaacacTCTCTGCTTGATTGCAGCAGCCCTTTTGTCTGTTTAGAGATAACTATTTTCCCCTCAACAGCTTCCTGTAAGCAAGTATGTCTGGTTTGAATTTGGGTGACACTGTTACTCCCCTGGCTTGAGCTAACTGGCAGAGGGAAGGTTCACTCTGGCAATGAGATGGAACAACCACTCACTAAGGGCAGTCTAGGGGTTAACGGGGCCGTCATGGTAACATGCCCACAGGCTTGTACAATGTGACAAAAAGGCGTGTTTCGTGAGTAAACCATGCTATGGAACGGCGAGAGCTTAAAGTCCAAATCTGAGACAATACAGCAGAGCAACTTCAGTagaaaattaaggagaaaacaaaaccagaacTGAAGCTGACGGCAATTACTCTGTAAGAGACTAGGGTGTTAGCTGGCTGGTTCTGAGCAGTTCTACTGCAGTGAGGGAGAATCTGACTGATCACTGTTCACTCACTGGGAGAGCCCCTGCtctcctgttttctctctccctctctctctgctctccacCTGCTGTTAGGTTGCAGGCACAACACGATGAGAGGATCCCCTAATCCACGATGTCAGCTGAGGGCCTCCTCGCTTCAATTACACATTTATACGCATGAATCTTTAAACAGCGTTACGGAACATACTTTATGAAAGCATAATAGGAAGCAAGAAAATCTAGGCAGTCAAGTGGTTTCAACTGTTCCctttccctcaccttccttctTCATAGCCTTGGGCACGCTTTGTGTTCAGGGATCATTCAtacgaaaaaaaaaaatacaacaaaatgaataaacagTGCAGATAATTACTTTTATATGACAAAGTGGCATTGGACTACTCAAGAGCAGTGATGAGAAACCCAATATGTATAATAGCAAAGAACATTGATCCAAACTAAAAGAGTACAATGAAAGGTCCCTCCATTCGGGGTCCCAAACTGCGAGTGATTCGCCGCTATCAAAAAGTTGTACCAACACACATTGTACAAAACTAGTCCTCATACCCATGTTTCACTCAAGCTATTGTGTACGTACTGTAATTACCATAAGCCCACCCACCCCATGGCTATCCCCAAGTACGAACCATTGCCTTCACCCATATAACATTTCCCAAAATCCGGTGGTTTGTTAGCCAATCTGTAGTGTTCCTTCAAACTAATCCAATGGGGATGAAAAATATTCTTAATTATGACTTAATCAGCAGAACAGCCATCAAGCAGATAAATTGTCATGCGCGTCGTGCTAAAAATATCCAGTATCCTTTGTCCTCCAGCTCTCGGTATAGACAGCACTTGTGTGATGAAGCTGTATCTGCCAGAAAGCCAGTGGATCCCTCCTATTTTGTTCTGCTGGCAGATTTGCGGTATTGACGCCCAAGAAGGACTTAAACAGCATTGGTGCTTTGTGTACATATCTAGATATGTAAATAGATTCTATACAATAAAACTGTTCCCCAAAaataaattgatgaaaagattcCAAGACATTTGGAAATTGTCTACATTGTGCATATTCTTTAAGAGTTTTTCCCCTTTCTCCAGATAGTTTTTTGTCATATCTTACATTGCCTCTACTTGTAGAGGAATACATGCCTAAATTGGTTGGGCAGCATCTCCTCTTGGCTCTAGAAAGAGTAATCTACAGTTAGATGCCTCAGGAAAACaatatgttttctttcatttacaaAGCGGCCCTACTACTCCTCTGAGGGTTCGTTGAGGTTTCTCTCTTTTCCAAGATAACAGGATCAAGCAATCATTTAGAAAAATTCAGAAGGTGATATCTGCAGCTGGAAAAGTTGACAGTGTTTTGTTGCGATACCAGAAATAAAAAGTATCCTtccctttgtttatttttatgtattttttcatttcaaatatttttgtactttTATCTCATATCTTCTTTTATAGAAAATGAAATCCTTCTCCCGTCCCAGCAAAATCGCTATATTCCCTTCATATATTCACAGGAGTAGAAGTAATTCCACATCCGTTTTGAATTCGGGCTGGGTGTGAGCACTGGCGCGTGCTGCGTGTTTCAGCGGCCGTTTGGCTATACCCTGGTGGTggagtgtgagtgtgggtggggCAAGGTGTGAGGCAGGGTGTTGTTCTGTCCACTACTGGGGAAGGTGTTGAAGTTATGCAAGGACGGAAGGCCCTGCATGGTGTTGGGGATCATGGTGATGGTGTTGGGGGTCATGAGGGGGATGTCGTCGGGAGAGCGGCGCATGGCCAGCGTGTAGTCCGGCGGGCAGGAAGTTCTCAGGACCACCTCGTGCGGGTGCATGGCGTCGCATTCGTGGTCCAGGTCTGTGTGCTTCATCTGCAGGGACATGATCTCCTCCTCCTGTGTGTGCGCCAGGTCGTTGGCCGTGTTGCGCTGGGGGCTGCAGCGCCGGTGCACGTCATGCCGCCGCTTGTCCTTCTTGTAGTAGAGGGCGGCAAAGGCCAAGATGTTGAGGAAGAGCAGCGAGGCGCCCACGGCGATGGTGACACTCAACTCAGTGGAGTAGTCCCTCTGGTCCACCAGGAAGGGCTGGTTTTGACTATCCTGCGTCTCGGTGGGGAATGGCGTGGGGTTAGGCTTCTTGGTGTTGACCGGGATCTTCTTTGGCGTCCTGGGGGTGACATCTGGCGGAGGGAccttggtggtggtggagatgATCTGGGTGACCTCGTTCAGGCTGTGGAGGTGGGGAACCAGCTCCAGCCAGAGGTTGACTTTGTTGGCCCGGTAGTGTTCCTTGACACGGGGCTTCAGGCCGATGTGGAGGTATAGCTGGTCCTTCTGGTTGTAGCGCGTCCACGCCACCTCCTCAAAGCGGTTGGGCTTAGTATGGATGAACTTGGTGTCCTGGGGGACTGGCTGGTTGGGGTCACTGCAAGGGAAGAAGGAGCTTTAGTATGAGCACCACAACTACATGAAAAATGGAGGCTCATTCCAGCCAAACGAACACTATTGTCGGGGAATGCTATACAGAGCCAGTCAGAACACATCATAAACAGGTTTAACCATGCAAAATGAAGGCATAAATCTCAGAAGTGCTCTGTGTTATATGTCAATTTACAGTTCTATATGTAGATCATTTGTAACCTTATGGTCCCTTCAGGCTCTTTGGCTGCAGAGGGAAAGCCTTGGTAGCCCATTATGCTCCAAAAAACAATTACTTCCATGATTACATGCttaaaggcaaaaaaatatatttaaattttgTCCTCTCCAGGCAACTGTCATTTGCCATTAATTAACAGCATGTCTTTGAATGTGGGATGAGCCAATGATATGCACTGATAAGCTGTCCAagctttaaaaaacaaaaaaatgaacacaaatgatattcaaacacacacacataacagcTTAAACTATCTCTCTGTACTACTCGTACCCAGTTTTGGCGAAATTTGTCCAGTAGGTCATCACCACAGCGCTGAGCATGACGTCATTCTTGGAGAAGTTACACGGGAACAGCTCTGTGGGGCCAATCATGGGCAGGCCAAACACATAGGGAATCTCATCACCGTGGGCTGCGTCAGCCCAGGGGGGCACCTGCTCCGTCTGGCAGTGATGGTAGAAGGCATAAAAGTATGTTGGCGATCCAAAGCTGGAGTGGAGGTCTGCTGTAGCCACGGCTGGAGCCACCCACTGGTGGTCAGTGAACAGGGCCAGTAAAGTCTTCCTCCTGGTTTCTGGGTTGTGCCTGTCAGCCCAGTCTGTGTACATGAACTTGATGGTCTCCCTCAGAATGTCCTTGCCCTCTGGGTAACCATACAGGTCGTCCACAAAGCTGGATACGGCGTAGTCAAAATCGTTGGCCTGGACGCCGTTCTCATTGTCTACGATGAGCTCCACGAACTTTAAGCCCTCACCTTGGTTGACACCCAGCATGATGTCATAGTTCAGGAACTCGCCCTGCTCCATAAGAATCTGGGGGTCGTCGGGGATCACGTCACCGTCAATAACAGGACCGAATGCAATGTGATACCGTGCAGGCTGGATGTCTTGGTCCACCAGCTCCTTATAGTGCTTCTTCTGCAGACATTCCACCAGCTCCACAGTGTCCGGCGTGTTGCAGCCCACCTTCTTGGCCAACATGCGAGCGTACTTAGCAGGCTGGAAACTGACAGCCCAGCTGGACAACGCAGTGCCGCTCTGCGCTATAGCTCTCTGAAAGAGCCCTGCAGAGAGCGACAAGATACAAGAGCACGACAGTCAGACAAAGCCTTAAAGAACCACAATGCATCACACTCACTCCCATGACATGCCGATCAAGAGGAACTACCACTGAATTCAAGTCATCACTAAAAATATCAAAACCTAACAGGAGGTTGTTCACACACAtcaaaatactgtttttttatttatttcactgaaCAAAAGCTTTTTTAATGCTATTGATGTAGCTACAGTTTCACAATTGCTGACAACAGATTTAACACTCCTGACAACCTTGAAAATGTAAAGCTGCATTTATCTGGCTTAATTTATTGTACCATTCCTGCCTGAGCAGAAGGAAACATTTTGTGGTTTGCCTCGAAAGACGTCTGCAATGTCAACAGAGATTAGTGCCTTACAAACTGAAAGACTGCTATTTCAGGGCTTGTCCACCGAGGTTAGTAAACAAACATGTGACCAAATAGTATATACATTCCACTATGCATAGGGATGATATTGATAAAACATACTACTCTTTTTGGATTATCCTGATTCAACTACCCAATTGgctaattattaaaaaatgtctTCATGCTTTTGTCACACATGGTTCTCTTTGCTCATTAAAACTTGCTGTCATATAATCTGATaaaacacaaacccacacaaacatgcgaacacacacaccaccacacctcATACATGCCAGGTGGGAAGACCCCATTTAATGCACCAAGATAAGGGtttggatggagagagaggtacagGGAGATAACTAGTCTGTGTTACTATGACAACAGACAGTCTCCTCAGCACTGAGGAAACCGCAGTAGGTGTCCATTTTATTATCTAATTCATGCTTTTGCTCAATTCATCTCTTTATCATTCTAATtagtgaaagaaaaacaattgaaTTATGTAACACTCAAATACGATGACATAGAATCTCTCCATCAATCCAACCCACAGATTTGGAACATTAAAGAGAAGATAGAAATG
The nucleotide sequence above comes from Esox lucius isolate fEsoLuc1 chromosome 8, fEsoLuc1.pri, whole genome shotgun sequence. Encoded proteins:
- the nlgn1 gene encoding neuroligin-1 isoform X1 yields the protein MPPQRPGRLRLHPAWRAMQPRLGVGLGLDLTFLLWILSLAQQALVTASQKLDESDPVVATVYGKLRGVKKELNNEILGPVVQFLGVPYAAPPTGERRFQPPEPPISWPEVRNATQFAPVCPQTIVEGRLPDVMLPVWFTNSLEIVSSYVQDQSEDCLFLNIYVPTEDVKRISKECARKPGKKICRPGGPLTKKHNDDDLGDNDGAEDEDIRESGSPKPVMVFIHGGSYMEGTGNMFDGSILASYGNVIVITVNYRLGVLGFLSTGDQAAKGNYGLLDLIQALRWTSENIAFFGGDPLRITVFGSGAGASCVNLLTLSHYSEGNRWSNSTKGLFQRAIAQSGTALSSWAVSFQPAKYARMLAKKVGCNTPDTVELVECLQKKHYKELVDQDIQPARYHIAFGPVIDGDVIPDDPQILMEQGEFLNYDIMLGVNQGEGLKFVELIVDNENGVQANDFDYAVSSFVDDLYGYPEGKDILRETIKFMYTDWADRHNPETRRKTLLALFTDHQWVAPAVATADLHSSFGSPTYFYAFYHHCQTEQVPPWADAAHGDEIPYVFGLPMIGPTELFPCNFSKNDVMLSAVVMTYWTNFAKTGDPNQPVPQDTKFIHTKPNRFEEVAWTRYNQKDQLYLHIGLKPRVKEHYRANKVNLWLELVPHLHSLNEVTQIISTTTKVPPPDVTPRTPKKIPVNTKKPNPTPFPTETQDSQNQPFLVDQRDYSTELSVTIAVGASLLFLNILAFAALYYKKDKRRHDVHRRCSPQRNTANDLAHTQEEEIMSLQMKHTDLDHECDAMHPHEVVLRTSCPPDYTLAMRRSPDDIPLMTPNTITMIPNTMQGLPSLHNFNTFPSSGQNNTLPHTLPHPHSHSTTRV
- the nlgn1 gene encoding neuroligin-1 isoform X4, coding for MPPQRPGRLRLHPAWRAMQPRLGVGLGLDLTFLLWILSLAQQALVTASQKLDESDPVVATVYGKLRGVKKELNNEILGPVVQFLGVPYAAPPTGERRFQPPEPPISWPEVRNATQFAPVCPQTIVEGRLPDVMLPVWFTNSLEIVSSYVQDQSEDCLFLNIYVPTEDDIRESGSPKPVMVFIHGGSYMEGTGNMFDGSILASYGNVIVITVNYRLGVLGFLSTGDQAAKGNYGLLDLIQALRWTSENIAFFGGDPLRITVFGSGAGASCVNLLTLSHYSEGNRWSNSTKGLFQRAIAQSGTALSSWAVSFQPAKYARMLAKKVGCNTPDTVELVECLQKKHYKELVDQDIQPARYHIAFGPVIDGDVIPDDPQILMEQGEFLNYDIMLGVNQGEGLKFVELIVDNENGVQANDFDYAVSSFVDDLYGYPEGKDILRETIKFMYTDWADRHNPETRRKTLLALFTDHQWVAPAVATADLHSSFGSPTYFYAFYHHCQTEQVPPWADAAHGDEIPYVFGLPMIGPTELFPCNFSKNDVMLSAVVMTYWTNFAKTGDPNQPVPQDTKFIHTKPNRFEEVAWTRYNQKDQLYLHIGLKPRVKEHYRANKVNLWLELVPHLHSLNEVTQIISTTTKVPPPDVTPRTPKKIPVNTKKPNPTPFPTETQDSQNQPFLVDQRDYSTELSVTIAVGASLLFLNILAFAALYYKKDKRRHDVHRRCSPQRNTANDLAHTQEEEIMSLQMKHTDLDHECDAMHPHEVVLRTSCPPDYTLAMRRSPDDIPLMTPNTITMIPNTMQGLPSLHNFNTFPSSGQNNTLPHTLPHPHSHSTTRV
- the nlgn1 gene encoding neuroligin-1 isoform X2; this translates as MPPQRPGRLRLHPAWRAMQPRLGVGLGLDLTFLLWILSLAQQALVTASQKLDESDPVVATVYGKLRGVKKELNNEILGPVVQFLGVPYAAPPTGERRFQPPEPPISWPEVRNATQFAPVCPQTIVEGRLPDVMLPVWFTNSLEIVSSYVQDQSEDCLFLNIYVPTEDGPLTKKHNDDDLGDNDGAEDEDIRESGSPKPVMVFIHGGSYMEGTGNMFDGSILASYGNVIVITVNYRLGVLGFLSTGDQAAKGNYGLLDLIQALRWTSENIAFFGGDPLRITVFGSGAGASCVNLLTLSHYSEGNRWSNSTKGLFQRAIAQSGTALSSWAVSFQPAKYARMLAKKVGCNTPDTVELVECLQKKHYKELVDQDIQPARYHIAFGPVIDGDVIPDDPQILMEQGEFLNYDIMLGVNQGEGLKFVELIVDNENGVQANDFDYAVSSFVDDLYGYPEGKDILRETIKFMYTDWADRHNPETRRKTLLALFTDHQWVAPAVATADLHSSFGSPTYFYAFYHHCQTEQVPPWADAAHGDEIPYVFGLPMIGPTELFPCNFSKNDVMLSAVVMTYWTNFAKTGDPNQPVPQDTKFIHTKPNRFEEVAWTRYNQKDQLYLHIGLKPRVKEHYRANKVNLWLELVPHLHSLNEVTQIISTTTKVPPPDVTPRTPKKIPVNTKKPNPTPFPTETQDSQNQPFLVDQRDYSTELSVTIAVGASLLFLNILAFAALYYKKDKRRHDVHRRCSPQRNTANDLAHTQEEEIMSLQMKHTDLDHECDAMHPHEVVLRTSCPPDYTLAMRRSPDDIPLMTPNTITMIPNTMQGLPSLHNFNTFPSSGQNNTLPHTLPHPHSHSTTRV